The Oryza sativa Japonica Group chromosome 11, ASM3414082v1 DNA window ATAGCATCCAAAGTTGGTAGTATCTGTTCTTATTTCTGATTAGGCAATTTGATCTGCAGACAACTCATGGTGACATTGAGTTTGGCTTCTTTCCTCATGTTGCTCCTAAGACAGTTGAACACATTTACAAACTTGTGAGGCTTGGGTGCTACAACACAAATCACTTTTTCCGGGTAATTACCTCTTAGTGCTAACCTTTCATTTTTGCTAAACGACTTTGTCAGTTTCATTATGTAAAGGGTCGATGACTGGGTTCAGGTTGACAAGGGTTTTGTTGCACAAGTTGCTTCTGTTGTGGGTGGTAGAACTGCCCCCATGAATGATGAGCAGCAAGAGGAAGCAGAGAAATCGGTTGTTGGTGAATTTAGTACTGTCAAGCATGTCAGGGGGATTCTGTCCATGGGAAGGTATTTCCTTTGTCAATTTGTGAATACATTGTTGATGTTTTAACAGATCACTTTTGCTACCTTCTGGTTATAGCCAAAACAACATGAGCATGTAGTACCTTCTGTAATCCCTCAAAAGTTTATCAATGATTACCAGGTTGATAAAAGGATAGGTATTGAAGAAGATCCTTTATATATTCCATAGTTAATTTGTCTATTTGTCTAAATCAAAATGAATGCGATAGTTATTGGGCAAAGTAGTCCTAGAAAATATCATGAACTAATTTCCTTGGCGTTTatcttgatttttttatgaaatcaCTTATTTTCATATGCCTGCAATGATATAACATCACCTATCACCTTTTCCCCCCCTTCTCCAAGGCACTCTGATCCAAACAGTGGTGGTTCTTCCTTTTCCATCCTTCTTGGAGATGCACCACACCTTGATGGACAGGTGTTCAACAATTTCTTCAGTGGTTCATGATTAAATACCaggtgcttaaatgattaaacaTTGATTCATAATAATTTCAGTATGCTGTATTTGGAAGGCTCACAAAAGGTGATGATACATTAAGAAAACTTGAGCAACTTCCAACTCGTAGAGAAGGCATATTTGTAATGGTATGTATACGTCCACCTGCAATGTACAGCATTTTCTTTTATGTAGGCATAAAACATCCTTTAGTTTTTCCTTAAATCACATAATGATTTCTCTGCTGCAAATCCTCTGTAAAAGGTTTGTAGTTAAAATAATGTATTCAAGTTTTTGGTCAGATagatattccttttttttttgcctcatTAGTGTGTGTTTTGTCCAAGCAGGCTCACTGAACACGCATGGCTTTAGAAATACTTGAACCCTTACGCAATCTTATCACTTCTATTATATTCTTGAACTTCGTGTCAAAGTGTATTACATACATGACAAATGATGAAATGAAacattaacattttttttttggttattttCAGCCTATTGAGCGTATCAGCATTCTGTCAACATACTATTATGGTAAGGAATTGAAAAGAATTAAACGTTTCTTGTTTTATCTCCTATTTATCTCTTTTGGTGCTTCTAAAATCTTATAATGCAAACCAAATGCAATTTAGCATTATGTAACACATAATGTTTGACATACAGTGTTATGTGTTTCCTTAGAATGCATGTCCTTGAGATGAGATCATCTTTACAAcgttttagaatttatttttaataaaatgtaTATGTTTTTAGATTTCAAGCTTTTAGTTTGTACCATTCAAATGTTGAATTTGCTCTAGTAGTGGAACAGGCAGGTGGAAATTTGAATATTGTTGGCATTGGGTATGTATAGAGATTAGATAGGTGTGTACCACGCTGATAAAGCAACCCTGTCATGTGATAAGAAACTATAATGTTAGCATCTAAAGTTCTGACCTTTACGTAATAATGAAGTAGTATTAATTCATGCCATATTCTTAGTTCAATTATTCTGATCTCTGCCCAATCACCAAAATGTCTTACCATATTCGGATTTCTGATACCGTACTTGCAAGTTGTCTAGCGCTTTTATCATGCCATGTTTATTACGCATGTCCTGATTAAGGCctctgatatatatattttttgaccTGTTCTATGTTACATTTTCCAATGTTTCTCTATATTTTTATATCAACACATCCATATGCAGTATATTTTATCCATATATTTTATAGTGCATATGTGTAGAGCCGGCATAAACAGAGTTTTATATGTAGATGTTTGTAATTCGGATTTGAAGTGTTCACATTTCTGGACATTTTGTTATCTTATGCAGATGTTGATTTAGAGAGCTGTGAAG harbors:
- the LOC4350871 gene encoding peptidyl-prolyl cis-trans isomerase CYP23, with amino-acid sequence MAALLRHAAAAAAAVVLLIAAAASTDGATSFYASDPNLGSARVVFQTTHGDIEFGFFPHVAPKTVEHIYKLVRLGCYNTNHFFRVDKGFVAQVASVVGGRTAPMNDEQQEEAEKSVVGEFSTVKHVRGILSMGRHSDPNSGGSSFSILLGDAPHLDGQYAVFGRLTKGDDTLRKLEQLPTRREGIFVMPIERISILSTYYYDVDLESCEAEKSILRRRLSESASEVERWRRKCFA